A genome region from Bufo gargarizans isolate SCDJY-AF-19 chromosome 2, ASM1485885v1, whole genome shotgun sequence includes the following:
- the GINS4 gene encoding DNA replication complex GINS protein SLD5 has product MEDELGLSDQGSDAGSEEVLTPAELISKLEEAWLNEKFAPELLESKSEIVECVMEQLNHMEQNLHRARQGDLKISFHHMEIERIRFMLSSYLRSRLHKIEKFFPHVLEKEKSREEGEPPHLSPEEFAFAKEYMTSTETLLKSVALRHMPPNLQTVDLLKCVPKPNLDSFVFLKVKQAQESILVEPETDEQSEYTIDMEVGSQHLIRYRTISPLVASGAVNLI; this is encoded by the exons ATGGAAGACGAGCTGGGACTGTCAGACCAGGGCTCGGATGCTGGCAGTGAAGAGGTCCTGACGCCTGCAGAGCTCATCAGCAAGCTGGAGGAG GCCTGGCTCAATGAGAAGTTTGCTCCCGAGCTCCTTGAGAGTAAATCTGAGATTGTGGAGTGTGTGATGGAGCAGCTGAATCACATG GAACAAAATTTGCATCGAGCTCGACAGGGTGACCTGAAGATAAGTTTCCATCACATGGAGATAGAGAGGATCAGGTTCATGCTCAGCAGCTACTTGCGCAGTCGCTTGCACAAG ATTGAGAAGTTTTTTCCACATGTCCTGGAGAAGGAGAAGTCTAGAGAGGAAGGTGAGCCACCACACCTGTCTCCAGAGGAGTTTGCCTTTGCCAAGGA GTATATGACAAGCACAGAGACTTTACTTAAGAGTGTGGCCCTCCGTCACATGCCCCCAAATCTGCAGACAGTGGACCTGCTGAAATGTG TCCCCAAACCGAACCTGGACTCGTTTGTGTTCCTGAAGGTGAAACAGGCCCAGGAGAGCATCCTAGTGGAACCAGAGACCGATGAGCAGAG TGAATACACCATAGACATGGAGGTCGGCTCTCAGCACCTTATCCGATATCGCACAATATCCCCCCTCGTGGCCTCAGGCGCTGTGAATCTCATCTGA